The Amycolatopsis mongoliensis genome includes a window with the following:
- a CDS encoding NmrA family NAD(P)-binding protein: MTILILGGTGKTGRRVAQRLGSARIASRGTGFDLGTPSGWTLDGVSAVYLVEPDLRAGPRLPRFVAEAVAAGARRLVLLSAPGAGEEGHPLYAAEQAVRGSGVGWTILHPNWFAQNFSEGPWAQGIHDGVLTLPAGDGRAPFVDAEDIADVAAAALTDDRHHGEVYELTGPRAVSFGEATALIARAAGRKIEYADVDPEAFVERQTAHGVPLPVARLLTGLLADLRDGRGADLGDGVERALGRPPRSFEDFAAGTTWT; encoded by the coding sequence ATGACCATCCTGATCCTCGGCGGCACCGGCAAGACGGGCCGCCGCGTCGCCCAGCGTCTCGGCAGTGCCCGGATCGCCTCCCGTGGCACCGGTTTCGACCTCGGCACCCCGTCCGGCTGGACGCTGGACGGCGTCTCGGCCGTCTACCTCGTGGAACCCGATCTGCGGGCCGGACCACGCCTCCCGCGCTTCGTCGCCGAGGCGGTCGCGGCCGGTGCGCGGCGGCTGGTGCTGCTGTCCGCCCCGGGGGCCGGCGAGGAGGGCCATCCGCTGTACGCCGCCGAGCAGGCCGTCCGCGGCTCCGGTGTCGGCTGGACCATCCTGCACCCGAACTGGTTCGCCCAGAACTTCAGCGAAGGCCCGTGGGCGCAAGGGATCCACGACGGCGTCCTGACCCTGCCGGCCGGGGACGGGCGCGCGCCGTTCGTCGACGCCGAGGACATCGCCGACGTCGCCGCGGCGGCGCTCACGGACGACCGGCACCACGGCGAGGTCTACGAGCTGACCGGCCCGCGCGCGGTGAGCTTCGGGGAAGCGACCGCCCTGATCGCCCGGGCCGCCGGGCGGAAGATCGAGTACGCGGACGTCGATCCCGAAGCGTTCGTCGAGCGCCAGACCGCGCACGGCGTCCCGCTTCCCGTGGCCCGGCTGCTCACGGGCCTGCTGGCGGACCTGCGCGACGGCCGGGGCGCCGACCTCGGGGACGGCGTCGAGCGAGCCCTCGGCCGGCCGCCCCGGTCGTTCGAGGACTTCGCCGCCGGGACCACGTGGACCTGA
- a CDS encoding DUF2235 domain-containing protein, protein MSEPDVTRRHLVVCCDGTWNTPDQQQQGQPAPTNVARIHHTVAGTDTQLRYYHPGVGTGPGLLDHLEGGLVGKGLSDNIKSAYGWLARHYRAGDAIHLFGFSRGAFTVRSLSGMIRRCGLPATLRDAESTAFWAEVDRLFTDGYREGAGEAAEPVPIEFLGVWDTVGSLGIPDWLGPLKLVEDHVGHLPRFHDTKLGDHVKHARQALAIDEMRGPFMPTLWSNLHEVTGDRTAVQVWFPGDHCDVGGGHDRTGLSDAALQWMIDECRAAVPDLVFDDAMYKQITPDAQDVLHNSLHGVYTVLCPAPRAFPFLAAGSPGVAPSTVDRQATPPITTGPYREGRRLEAGESATVDVYAGKPWNWTGIYLEPGEYAFGAEGTWLDGKVAHHPDGSEADPRPDLQDLLHALATTSAWLQTQLARLNDAQARSFGGRRREDAKWMALLGAVAAPNLDAHDVQQPYEAFLIGGRLERWVNRKPGYFHAYANDSWLGYSGNRGSLRLTVKRLS, encoded by the coding sequence ATGAGCGAGCCCGACGTCACCAGGCGGCACCTGGTCGTCTGCTGCGACGGCACGTGGAACACACCGGACCAGCAGCAACAGGGTCAGCCGGCGCCGACGAACGTCGCGCGGATCCACCACACCGTGGCCGGCACCGACACCCAGCTGCGGTACTACCACCCCGGCGTCGGCACCGGGCCCGGGCTGCTCGACCACCTCGAGGGCGGGCTGGTCGGCAAAGGCCTGTCGGACAACATCAAGAGCGCCTACGGCTGGCTCGCGCGCCACTACCGGGCCGGCGACGCGATCCACCTCTTCGGGTTCAGCCGCGGGGCGTTCACCGTCCGCAGCCTGTCCGGCATGATCCGGCGGTGCGGCCTGCCGGCGACGCTCCGGGACGCGGAGTCCACCGCGTTCTGGGCCGAGGTCGACCGGCTCTTCACCGACGGCTACCGGGAAGGGGCCGGCGAGGCGGCCGAGCCGGTCCCGATCGAGTTCCTCGGCGTCTGGGACACCGTCGGCTCGCTCGGCATCCCGGACTGGCTCGGCCCGTTGAAGCTCGTCGAAGACCACGTCGGGCACCTCCCCCGGTTCCACGACACCAAGCTGGGCGACCACGTCAAGCACGCCCGCCAGGCGCTCGCGATCGACGAGATGCGCGGCCCCTTCATGCCGACGCTGTGGTCGAACCTGCACGAAGTGACCGGCGACCGCACGGCCGTGCAGGTCTGGTTCCCGGGCGACCACTGCGACGTCGGCGGCGGCCACGACCGCACCGGCCTGTCCGACGCGGCTCTGCAGTGGATGATCGACGAGTGCCGCGCGGCGGTGCCGGACCTCGTCTTCGACGACGCGATGTACAAGCAGATCACGCCGGACGCCCAGGACGTGCTGCACAACTCGCTCCACGGCGTGTACACGGTCCTGTGCCCGGCGCCGCGCGCCTTCCCGTTCCTCGCCGCCGGCTCCCCCGGCGTCGCCCCGTCCACCGTGGACCGGCAGGCGACGCCGCCGATCACCACCGGTCCCTATCGCGAAGGCCGCCGCCTCGAGGCCGGCGAGTCGGCCACGGTCGATGTCTACGCCGGGAAGCCGTGGAACTGGACGGGGATCTACCTCGAACCCGGCGAGTACGCGTTCGGCGCCGAGGGCACCTGGCTGGACGGGAAGGTCGCGCACCACCCGGACGGCTCCGAAGCAGACCCCCGGCCGGACCTCCAGGACCTGCTGCACGCGCTGGCCACGACGTCGGCCTGGCTCCAGACCCAGCTCGCCCGGCTCAACGACGCCCAGGCCCGCTCGTTCGGGGGCCGCCGCCGCGAAGACGCGAAGTGGATGGCGTTGCTCGGTGCGGTGGCGGCCCCGAACCTCGACGCCCACGACGTGCAGCAGCCGTACGAGGCGTTCCTGATCGGCGGCCGGCTGGAGAGGTGGGTCAACCGGAAGCCGGGCTACTTCCACGCTTACGCCAACGACAGCTGGCTGGGCTATTCGGGCAACCGCGGCTCGCTCCGGCTGACCGTCAAGCGGCTCTCCTGA
- a CDS encoding ArsR/SmtB family transcription factor, with amino-acid sequence MVEPGNAVQGAIIGLTRELSDPVRLTALQLLTAEGPHTMVQLADALGVTAPRLGNHLARLRAAGLVTVEHAGRHALYRVGRDDLLPVLTALARYGGNDSVTPPRPAESTVDTAHTCYDHTAGRLGVAVFAMLVDRGALRPPDGSAAGLTLGGDVSAFHDLGVDPATVDPGRRRLATACLDRAHRIPHLGGVLGHEVLAAFLADGLVRRGDGDRELTVTPLGRRRLSALVPGFRPGDQAVSPRPLTVSYPRASPSGAKVNG; translated from the coding sequence ATGGTCGAACCCGGGAACGCCGTCCAGGGCGCGATCATCGGGCTGACGCGGGAGCTGTCCGACCCCGTGCGGCTCACGGCCCTGCAGCTGCTGACCGCCGAAGGCCCGCACACCATGGTGCAGCTGGCCGACGCGCTGGGCGTCACCGCGCCGCGGCTGGGCAACCACCTGGCCCGGCTGCGGGCCGCCGGGCTGGTGACGGTCGAGCACGCCGGGCGCCACGCGCTCTACCGCGTCGGGCGCGACGACCTCCTGCCGGTGCTCACCGCGCTCGCCCGCTACGGCGGCAACGACTCCGTCACGCCGCCGCGCCCGGCGGAGTCCACTGTGGACACCGCGCACACGTGCTACGACCACACCGCCGGCCGGCTCGGCGTGGCGGTGTTCGCCATGCTCGTCGACCGCGGCGCGCTGCGGCCCCCGGACGGCTCCGCGGCCGGCCTGACCCTGGGCGGCGACGTCTCGGCGTTCCACGACCTCGGCGTCGACCCGGCCACCGTGGACCCCGGCCGCCGCCGGCTCGCGACCGCCTGCCTCGACCGGGCCCACCGCATCCCCCACCTCGGCGGCGTCCTCGGCCACGAGGTCCTGGCGGCGTTCCTCGCGGACGGCCTGGTCCGGCGCGGTGACGGGGACCGCGAACTGACCGTCACCCCGCTCGGCCGCCGCCGGTTGTCCGCACTGGTGCCCGGTTTCCGACCGGGAGACCAGGCCGTATCTCCGCGGCCGCTCACCGTCTCCTACCCTCGGGCATCCCCGAGCGGAGCGAAGGTGAACGGATGA
- a CDS encoding MFS transporter produces the protein MGLRSLLWGRGVSALGDGLWFTIWALYFTRILGLPPVTVGAGMAVASAAGMVAAVPLGAFADRAGARAVLIVVTLVRAAAMAGYLAVRGTWSFLAVTVLFTALATGGTAIRTALVTGLVADPARRMRVLAQQRVAQHVGYAAGAGLGALVLTVDAPWAYTLAIAGNAVSFLVLAAATLLVPAPAAVPSRRSGARVVLGDRPYLCVAGVTAVLSLCWAMLSAGLPLWLSGSTRLPLGLGGIVVVLSSVGIAVFQVPFARFGRTATRAARTAVVSGVALATSCLLLATTSGGAGAGAVTVVVLAAVLHVGGELSYVAANWGLSVRLMREEAKGAYQGASEAATATVQMVGPGVFTLAIGGLGALGWVLVAAVFLVAVAPVPRLTRWALRTREPALAR, from the coding sequence ATGGGGCTGAGGAGTCTTCTGTGGGGCCGCGGCGTTTCCGCGCTCGGCGACGGCCTGTGGTTCACGATCTGGGCGCTGTACTTCACCCGGATCCTCGGGCTGCCCCCGGTGACGGTGGGCGCGGGGATGGCGGTGGCGAGCGCCGCGGGCATGGTCGCCGCGGTGCCGCTGGGCGCGTTCGCGGACCGGGCCGGCGCCCGGGCGGTGCTGATCGTGGTGACCCTGGTGCGCGCCGCCGCGATGGCGGGGTACCTGGCGGTGCGCGGCACCTGGTCGTTCCTGGCCGTGACGGTGCTGTTCACCGCGCTGGCCACCGGCGGGACCGCGATCCGGACGGCGTTGGTGACCGGACTCGTCGCCGACCCGGCGCGCCGGATGCGCGTGCTGGCGCAGCAGCGGGTCGCGCAGCACGTCGGGTACGCGGCCGGCGCCGGTCTCGGGGCGCTCGTGCTCACGGTCGACGCGCCGTGGGCCTACACCCTGGCCATCGCGGGCAACGCGGTGAGCTTCCTGGTCCTGGCCGCCGCGACGCTGCTGGTACCCGCGCCCGCCGCCGTCCCGTCCCGGCGGTCCGGCGCCCGCGTGGTCCTCGGTGACCGGCCGTACCTGTGCGTCGCCGGGGTCACCGCGGTGCTTTCCCTGTGCTGGGCGATGTTGTCGGCCGGGCTGCCGCTGTGGCTGTCCGGCTCGACGCGGCTGCCGCTGGGGCTGGGCGGGATCGTGGTCGTGCTCAGCTCGGTGGGGATCGCGGTGTTCCAGGTGCCGTTCGCCCGCTTCGGGCGCACCGCGACGCGGGCGGCCCGGACCGCGGTGGTGTCCGGGGTGGCGCTCGCGACGAGCTGCCTGCTGCTGGCGACGACGTCCGGCGGCGCGGGAGCGGGCGCGGTGACGGTGGTGGTGCTCGCCGCGGTGCTGCACGTCGGGGGTGAGCTGAGCTACGTGGCCGCGAACTGGGGGTTGTCGGTGCGGCTCATGCGCGAAGAGGCGAAGGGCGCCTACCAAGGGGCGAGCGAAGCGGCGACGGCGACGGTCCAGATGGTCGGGCCCGGGGTGTTCACGCTCGCGATCGGGGGCCTCGGCGCGCTGGGGTGGGTGCTGGTCGCGGCGGTGTTCCTGGTCGCCGTCGCGCCCGTCCCGCGGCTGACCCGCTGGGCACTGCGGACCCGCGAACCGGCGCTCGCCCGCTGA
- a CDS encoding threonine ammonia-lyase: MPGTRLDLDRIRAARRVIDPVFLDSPLYRCEPLERELGCRVSIKLETANPVRSFKGRGTELVVTGLAGRGERAAVCASAGNLGQALARSGRGRGIDVTVVASRFAPAAKLERIRALGAHLELVDGDFELARERAVALARERGVRLVEDSLDVETCEGAATIGLELVDAGPFDAVLIALGGGALATGVGHVLKTLAPGTEVIAIQPAGAPAMARSWRERRVVTTESADTIADGVAGRFPIPEVLDDLLLVADDAVLVREASIVAGMRLFLEHAGLVVEPSAALGLAAVLEDPARFAGQHVVTIVCGSNVDLPAYHRWLGLGD; encoded by the coding sequence GTGCCGGGAACGCGCCTCGACCTCGACCGGATCCGGGCCGCCCGGCGGGTGATCGACCCGGTCTTCCTCGACAGCCCCCTGTACCGCTGCGAACCCCTGGAACGCGAGCTCGGCTGCCGGGTGAGCATCAAGCTCGAGACCGCGAACCCCGTCCGCAGCTTCAAGGGCCGCGGCACCGAACTCGTCGTGACCGGCCTCGCCGGACGCGGCGAGCGGGCCGCCGTGTGCGCCAGTGCGGGCAACCTCGGCCAGGCCCTCGCCCGGTCCGGGCGGGGTCGCGGGATCGACGTCACCGTCGTGGCGTCGCGGTTCGCGCCCGCCGCGAAGCTCGAGCGCATCCGGGCGCTGGGTGCCCACCTGGAACTGGTGGACGGCGACTTCGAGCTGGCCCGCGAGCGGGCGGTGGCGCTCGCGCGGGAGCGGGGCGTACGGCTGGTCGAGGACAGCCTGGACGTCGAGACCTGCGAGGGCGCGGCGACGATCGGCCTGGAGCTGGTGGACGCGGGCCCGTTCGACGCGGTCCTCATCGCCCTCGGCGGCGGGGCGCTGGCGACCGGCGTCGGCCACGTCCTGAAGACCCTCGCCCCCGGCACCGAAGTGATCGCCATCCAGCCCGCAGGCGCACCGGCGATGGCCCGGTCGTGGCGTGAGCGGCGGGTCGTGACCACGGAGTCGGCCGACACGATCGCCGACGGCGTCGCGGGCCGGTTCCCCATCCCGGAGGTCCTCGACGACCTGCTGCTCGTGGCCGACGACGCCGTCCTGGTGCGGGAAGCGTCGATCGTCGCGGGGATGCGGCTGTTCCTGGAGCACGCGGGCCTGGTGGTGGAGCCGTCGGCGGCCCTCGGCCTCGCGGCGGTCCTCGAAGACCCCGCCCGTTTCGCCGGGCAGCACGTGGTCACCATCGTGTGCGGCAGCAACGTCGACCTGCCCGCCTACCACCGCTGGCTCGGGCTCGGGGACTAA
- a CDS encoding helix-turn-helix domain-containing protein: MDALPNGGTPVAEDGGPSIRDMLAVNLRAARAARGLSLSELSRRSGIGKATLSQLEAGTGNPTIETVFSLSRALEVAISDLLDHRPRGGLTVVRGAEVEVLRGEGIDLRPLRRIEAESSVFEVYDQVVRGDAPQRSQGHVGVEHTVVQAGGLRVEVAGRTVDLGPGDYVAFDAREPHSYTALAAPVHSVLLLQYRADERLDGRPHPLTPPPRET, encoded by the coding sequence ATGGACGCTTTACCGAACGGCGGGACCCCCGTGGCCGAAGACGGCGGCCCGTCGATCCGCGACATGCTCGCCGTCAACCTGCGGGCCGCACGGGCGGCGCGGGGCCTGTCGCTGTCCGAGCTCTCGCGGCGGTCCGGGATCGGCAAGGCGACCCTCTCGCAGCTGGAAGCCGGCACCGGCAACCCGACCATCGAGACCGTCTTCAGCCTGTCCCGCGCCCTCGAGGTGGCCATCTCCGACCTGCTCGACCACCGGCCCCGCGGCGGGCTGACCGTCGTGCGCGGGGCCGAGGTCGAAGTGCTCCGCGGCGAGGGGATCGACCTGCGGCCACTGCGCCGGATCGAGGCCGAGAGCAGCGTGTTCGAGGTCTACGACCAGGTCGTCCGCGGGGACGCGCCGCAGCGGTCGCAGGGGCACGTCGGCGTGGAGCACACCGTCGTCCAGGCCGGCGGCCTGCGCGTCGAGGTCGCCGGGCGGACCGTCGACCTGGGGCCGGGGGACTACGTCGCCTTCGACGCCCGCGAGCCGCACAGCTACACCGCGCTCGCCGCTCCCGTGCACTCGGTCCTGCTGCTCCAGTACCGCGCCGACGAACGCCTCGACGGCCGGCCGCATCCGTTGACACCCCCGCCTCGGGAGACTTAA
- a CDS encoding NAD(P)/FAD-dependent oxidoreductase, which translates to MNRTRVVVIGAGVVGAACARELSLAGFGVLVLDRGRPAGGTTSHGEGNLLVSDKGPGAELRLAQLSARLWPEIAAELGDACEFDPKGGIVVATTEAGARALTAFAAEQAEAGVRTEVLSTVDLAAAEPALTREVTAAVRYPEDAQVQPAGATLALLGSALAHGARLRTDVEVTGAVVRGDRITGVRVPGEVLDADVVVNAAGPWAGEVSARLGAPIAVRPRRGEVLVTTPMPGVVRHKVYDADYVGAVGSGDGRLQTSAVVESTRGGTILIGSSRRRVGFDDAIVPAVLSAIAVKALRLFPSLADAAVMRAYGGFRPYVDDHLPVLGEDPRLGNLWHATGHEGAGIGLSVGTARLLRELLTGASPSMPVEEFTVDRPAVIA; encoded by the coding sequence ATGAACCGAACGCGGGTGGTGGTGATCGGGGCCGGCGTCGTCGGAGCGGCGTGCGCCCGGGAGCTGAGCCTCGCCGGGTTCGGCGTCCTGGTCCTCGACCGCGGCCGGCCCGCGGGCGGCACCACCTCGCACGGCGAGGGCAACCTCCTCGTCTCGGACAAGGGGCCGGGCGCGGAGCTGCGGCTCGCGCAGCTTTCGGCCCGGCTGTGGCCGGAGATCGCGGCCGAACTCGGCGACGCCTGCGAGTTCGACCCCAAGGGCGGCATCGTCGTGGCCACCACCGAAGCCGGCGCCCGCGCGCTCACCGCGTTCGCCGCGGAGCAGGCCGAAGCCGGGGTACGCACCGAGGTACTGTCCACAGTGGACCTCGCGGCGGCCGAACCCGCGCTGACCCGCGAGGTGACCGCCGCGGTCCGCTACCCGGAGGACGCGCAGGTCCAGCCGGCCGGCGCGACCCTGGCCCTGCTCGGCTCGGCCCTCGCGCACGGCGCCCGCCTGCGCACCGACGTCGAGGTCACCGGCGCCGTCGTCCGCGGCGACCGGATCACCGGGGTCCGCGTGCCCGGCGAGGTCCTCGACGCCGACGTCGTCGTCAACGCGGCGGGCCCGTGGGCAGGAGAAGTCTCGGCGCGCCTGGGCGCCCCGATCGCGGTCCGGCCCCGGCGCGGCGAGGTGCTGGTGACCACGCCGATGCCCGGGGTGGTGCGGCACAAGGTCTACGACGCCGACTACGTCGGGGCGGTCGGGTCCGGCGACGGCCGGCTGCAGACGTCCGCCGTCGTCGAGTCGACGCGGGGCGGCACGATCCTGATCGGCTCGTCACGCCGCCGGGTCGGCTTCGACGACGCGATCGTGCCGGCGGTGCTGAGCGCCATCGCGGTGAAGGCGCTGCGGCTGTTCCCGTCGCTGGCCGACGCCGCGGTGATGCGCGCGTACGGCGGCTTCCGGCCCTATGTGGACGATCACCTCCCGGTCCTGGGTGAGGACCCGCGGCTCGGAAACCTTTGGCACGCGACGGGACACGAAGGCGCGGGCATCGGCCTGAGCGTCGGCACGGCGAGGCTGCTGCGCGAACTGCTGACCGGGGCTTCGCCGTCGATGCCGGTCGAGGAGTTCACTGTGGACCGTCCGGCGGTGATCGCATGA
- a CDS encoding (2Fe-2S)-binding protein: MIEITVDGERVPGIEGQTVAGVLLAAGRMSWRTTRSGAPRGVFCGIGACFDCVLTVNGVPDVRACRRRAADGDEVRTQSRQEKA; this comes from the coding sequence ATGATCGAGATCACCGTCGACGGCGAGCGGGTGCCGGGCATCGAGGGGCAGACGGTGGCCGGGGTGCTGCTGGCCGCCGGCCGGATGTCGTGGCGCACGACCCGCTCGGGAGCCCCGCGCGGAGTGTTCTGCGGGATCGGCGCGTGCTTCGACTGCGTGCTGACGGTGAACGGAGTGCCCGACGTCCGCGCGTGTCGCCGCCGCGCCGCCGACGGGGACGAGGTCCGGACGCAGTCCCGGCAGGAGAAGGCATGA
- a CDS encoding FAD/NAD(P)-dependent oxidoreductase produces the protein MTRVVVVGAGPAGLAAAEAALRAGAEVTVLDQSDAPGGQYHRTLYGARQQGFERLLARCDWWPESTVWALETTAAGNAGAADRAAGESAAGDAATGDTGAGDLAAAARAAGDAGGGDLVVADPATGVRGVGDAGAGDAAAAAPGAGGRGTGLRLHVLRGPADGTGRTRHTLEPDALVLATGAHDRTLPFPGWQLPGVFTAGAAQALAKGERVAVGRRVLVAGAGPFLLPVAASLLGVGAEVAAVLEANPAPTVLKGWRFPTRKAGELAHYAATLARHRVPYHLGRTLVEARGDERVREAVTARVRPDWSVIPGTERTFAVDAVCVGHGFTPQPELAVVAGCVLDGGFVRTNKDQRTSVGNIYAAGEITGIGGADAARAEGAVAGCVAAGGTPSPELLRERDRTRRFADRLKAAHPIGAAWPGWLRDDTIVCRCEETTYGEIKAAVADPTTPGPHALKLGTRAGLGPCQGRMCGPTVAELCGGTERHHRPIAQPIRLGELADPKETPA, from the coding sequence ATGACGCGGGTGGTCGTGGTCGGCGCCGGGCCCGCGGGGCTCGCGGCCGCCGAGGCTGCGCTGCGGGCCGGGGCCGAGGTCACGGTCCTGGACCAGTCGGACGCGCCGGGCGGCCAGTACCACCGGACGCTGTACGGCGCACGGCAGCAAGGCTTCGAGAGACTGCTGGCGCGGTGCGACTGGTGGCCGGAAAGCACGGTCTGGGCCCTCGAAACCACCGCGGCCGGCAATGCTGGGGCCGCCGATCGCGCGGCGGGGGAGTCCGCGGCCGGGGATGCCGCGACTGGTGATACCGGGGCAGGCGATCTCGCGGCCGCCGCTCGCGCGGCCGGCGATGCTGGGGGCGGCGATCTCGTGGTGGCCGACCCCGCGACCGGCGTCCGCGGGGTCGGCGACGCTGGGGCCGGCGATGCCGCGGCCGCAGCCCCTGGAGCCGGCGGGCGGGGAACAGGCCTCCGGCTCCACGTCCTCCGCGGTCCGGCTGACGGCACCGGCCGCACCCGCCACACGCTCGAACCCGACGCCCTCGTCCTCGCCACCGGCGCGCACGACCGCACCCTGCCCTTCCCCGGCTGGCAGCTGCCCGGCGTCTTCACCGCGGGCGCCGCGCAGGCGCTGGCCAAGGGGGAGCGGGTCGCCGTCGGGCGGCGGGTGCTCGTCGCCGGGGCCGGGCCGTTCCTGCTGCCCGTCGCCGCGTCGCTCCTGGGCGTCGGGGCCGAAGTGGCCGCCGTGCTGGAGGCCAACCCGGCCCCGACCGTCCTCAAAGGATGGCGCTTCCCCACGCGCAAAGCCGGCGAACTGGCCCACTACGCCGCCACCCTCGCCCGCCACCGCGTCCCCTACCACCTGGGCCGCACCCTCGTCGAAGCCCGCGGGGACGAGCGGGTCCGCGAAGCCGTCACCGCCCGCGTCCGCCCGGACTGGTCGGTCATCCCCGGCACCGAACGCACCTTCGCGGTCGACGCCGTCTGCGTCGGACACGGCTTCACGCCGCAACCCGAACTCGCCGTCGTCGCCGGGTGCGTGCTCGACGGTGGGTTCGTCCGAACGAACAAGGACCAACGGACCAGCGTCGGGAACATCTACGCCGCCGGGGAGATCACCGGGATCGGTGGTGCGGACGCCGCACGTGCCGAGGGCGCCGTCGCCGGATGCGTCGCTGCCGGGGGCACGCCGAGCCCTGAGCTGCTGCGCGAGCGTGACCGCACCCGACGATTCGCGGACCGGCTGAAGGCCGCCCACCCCATCGGCGCCGCCTGGCCCGGTTGGCTGCGCGACGACACCATCGTCTGCCGCTGCGAGGAAACCACCTACGGAGAAATAAAAGCCGCCGTCGCCGACCCCACCACACCGGGCCCGCACGCCCTCAAGCTCGGCACCCGCGCCGGCCTCGGCCCGTGCCAGGGCCGGATGTGCGGGCCCACCGTCGCCGAGCTCTGCGGGGGCACCGAACGCCACCACCGTCCGATCGCCCAGCCGATCCGCCTGGGCGAGCTCGCCGACCCGAAGGAGACCCCAGCATGA
- a CDS encoding dihydrodipicolinate synthase family protein, protein MSTRDLGGVVVAAALPYRADDSAPAGLAVDYDAYAEHCRWLVENGCRGVGPNGSLGEYSSLTDDERRRVARTAIDAVGSDGIVVVGIHGPGAHQAKQWAEAAAEDGAHGVLCLPPTLYRANRGEVLAHFEAVASVGLPVMVYNNPFDTKVDLTPDLLAEIAQIDNVVAVKEFSGDVRRVLEIRERAPGLAVISGADDVVLESLLMGATGWFAGFPNVFPAESARLFELATAGKLDEARALYEPLVAAFRWDSRTEFVQAIKLGMDMVGRYGGPCRPPRGPLSDAQREQVRADMGRALAALGVA, encoded by the coding sequence ATGAGCACCCGCGACCTCGGCGGCGTGGTCGTCGCCGCCGCGCTGCCCTACCGGGCCGACGACTCCGCCCCGGCCGGGCTGGCCGTCGACTACGACGCCTACGCCGAACACTGCCGCTGGCTCGTCGAGAACGGCTGCCGCGGCGTCGGCCCGAACGGTTCCCTCGGCGAGTACTCCTCGCTCACCGACGACGAACGCCGCCGCGTAGCCCGCACCGCGATCGACGCTGTCGGGAGCGACGGGATCGTCGTCGTCGGCATCCACGGCCCCGGCGCGCACCAGGCCAAGCAGTGGGCGGAGGCGGCGGCCGAAGACGGCGCGCACGGCGTGCTCTGCCTGCCCCCGACGCTCTACCGCGCCAACCGCGGCGAGGTCCTCGCGCACTTCGAGGCCGTCGCGTCCGTCGGGCTGCCGGTGATGGTCTACAACAACCCCTTCGACACCAAGGTCGACCTCACGCCCGACCTGCTGGCCGAGATCGCGCAGATCGACAACGTCGTGGCCGTCAAGGAGTTCTCCGGCGACGTCCGGCGCGTCCTGGAGATCCGTGAGCGCGCCCCGGGGCTGGCCGTGATCAGCGGCGCCGACGACGTCGTCCTGGAGAGCCTGCTGATGGGGGCGACCGGCTGGTTCGCCGGGTTCCCGAACGTCTTCCCGGCCGAGTCGGCGCGCCTGTTCGAGCTGGCCACGGCGGGCAAGCTCGACGAGGCCCGGGCGCTCTACGAGCCGCTGGTGGCCGCGTTCCGCTGGGACTCGCGCACCGAGTTCGTCCAGGCCATCAAGCTCGGGATGGACATGGTGGGCCGCTACGGCGGGCCGTGCCGCCCGCCACGCGGGCCGCTGTCGGACGCCCAGCGCGAGCAGGTCCGCGCCGACATGGGCCGGGCGCTGGCCGCGCTGGGGGTGGCGTAG